The window TATGCTCTGGCTGCGCCGAATCTTTGGCATGTTCATCCTGTATGGCGGCATCCGCGCCTTGTTTTTGTGGTAAAAGGGGGATGCCATGTTTTTGTCCATTCTGGCCGGTCTGGTGACCGGTATCCTCTCGGGCTTCGGCATCGGCGGCGGCAGTCTGCTGATGCTGTATTTGACCCTGGTTGCGGGACTGACCCAGCAGGCCGCCGCGGGAATCAATCTGCTGTATTTCATCTCCTGCGCCCCAGCGGCGCTGGTATCGCACATCAAAAACCATCTGGTCGAAAAACAGGCCGTTCTTTGGTGTACGCTGGCGGGCATCCCCACTTCGGTGGCCGCCTCTTTGCTGGCGGGTGCCACCGA of the Intestinibacillus sp. Marseille-P6563 genome contains:
- a CDS encoding sulfite exporter TauE/SafE family protein, encoding MFLSILAGLVTGILSGFGIGGGSLLMLYLTLVAGLTQQAAAGINLLYFISCAPAALVSHIKNHLVEKQAVLWCTLAGIPTSVAASLLAGATEVSLLRRLFGVLLLYIGLKELRAKKPEDTKQ